In Paenibacillus algicola, a genomic segment contains:
- the tatA gene encoding twin-arginine translocase TatA/TatE family subunit: protein MPFGNIGVGGLILILIIALIIFGPSKLPELGRAFGRTLSEFKGATRGLVNGDEEENTKNDQASAATVSKPQS from the coding sequence ATGCCATTTGGAAATATTGGAGTCGGTGGTCTTATATTGATCCTGATCATCGCGTTAATTATTTTCGGACCCTCCAAGCTGCCAGAGCTCGGCCGGGCATTCGGACGGACACTGAGCGAGTTTAAAGGGGCTACGCGCGGATTGGTGAACGGGGATGAAGAGGAGAATACGAAGAATGATCAAGCATCTGCTGCAACGGTCTCTAAACCGCAGAGCTGA
- a CDS encoding DUF4178 domain-containing protein, with the protein MSVWKRIRNLMTKPEPPKREKSMLELSPGDICEVSLVTYEVTGRVHNRGRNAVMLTLQDGNTTMYLQIEERETLQYRLYEPIDGRLDNPHEVPTTIELDDRMYHLEEEYGGMVTLAGRTPFTQNGEQHVWQHQSDDYRLVRVEWQNGRFMLYEGEKVIPGDVKVIRAT; encoded by the coding sequence ATGAGTGTATGGAAACGAATCCGCAATCTAATGACCAAGCCCGAGCCGCCGAAGCGGGAGAAAAGCATGCTGGAGCTGTCGCCGGGAGATATATGCGAGGTTTCTCTCGTGACTTACGAGGTAACAGGCCGCGTACATAATCGCGGCAGAAATGCAGTGATGCTCACCCTGCAGGACGGCAATACGACCATGTATTTGCAGATTGAAGAGCGCGAAACGCTCCAGTATAGACTGTATGAGCCGATTGATGGGCGATTGGATAACCCGCATGAGGTTCCGACCACGATTGAGCTGGATGACAGGATGTATCATTTGGAGGAAGAGTACGGCGGAATGGTTACGCTTGCCGGCCGGACCCCGTTTACTCAAAATGGCGAGCAGCACGTCTGGCAGCATCAATCTGATGACTACCGACTGGTTCGCGTGGAATGGCAGAATGGAAGGTTTATGCTCTACGAAGGGGAGAAAGTCATACCGGGAGATGTTAAGGTCATCCGGGCAACCTAG
- a CDS encoding NADH:flavin oxidoreductase/NADH oxidase → MADLFTPYSFHNLTLKNRIVMPPMCQYSVQAEDGKPNDWHFVHYVSRAVGGTGLIIVEMTAVEPDGRITNRDTGIWSDEHIPAYRRIVESVHTYGTKIGIQLGHAGRKAQDADPPAAPSNIPFSSTYKMPAAMSAEDIENVINSFREGARRAVEAGFDTVEIHGAHGYLIHQFHSPLSNEREDEFGQDYALFGERVVQAVKEVVPAGMPIMMRVSAMEYVDGGYGLDYCAEICQRYKAAGVDLFHVTSGGEGPIGSDGGPKAVPGYQVEMASALKQKLQVPVIAVGLLDEYQAAQDVVLSGKADLVAVGRGMLNDPYWALHASHALQGEQKVPKAYERGFPKK, encoded by the coding sequence GTGGCTGACTTATTTACACCATATAGCTTTCATAATTTAACGTTAAAAAACCGGATCGTCATGCCTCCCATGTGTCAATATTCCGTTCAGGCGGAGGATGGCAAGCCTAATGACTGGCATTTCGTCCATTATGTCAGCCGTGCTGTCGGTGGAACGGGTCTCATTATCGTAGAAATGACGGCAGTCGAGCCGGACGGCCGAATTACGAATCGGGATACCGGTATATGGAGTGATGAGCATATTCCGGCATATCGCAGGATTGTGGAAAGTGTTCATACCTATGGCACCAAGATCGGAATTCAGCTCGGTCATGCGGGACGAAAGGCGCAGGATGCGGATCCGCCAGCAGCTCCTTCCAATATTCCGTTTAGCTCCACCTATAAAATGCCTGCAGCGATGTCAGCTGAGGACATTGAGAATGTGATCAACTCTTTTCGGGAGGGGGCCAGACGGGCGGTGGAAGCGGGCTTTGATACGGTGGAAATTCACGGTGCCCACGGATACTTGATCCATCAGTTTCATTCGCCGCTTAGCAACGAGCGCGAGGATGAATTTGGACAGGATTACGCTCTCTTCGGTGAGCGCGTAGTTCAAGCGGTCAAAGAAGTTGTGCCTGCCGGCATGCCGATTATGATGCGGGTGTCTGCAATGGAATATGTGGATGGCGGCTATGGCTTGGATTACTGCGCAGAAATATGTCAAAGGTACAAGGCCGCGGGAGTTGATCTCTTTCATGTGACTTCCGGAGGAGAGGGTCCCATTGGCTCCGACGGAGGGCCGAAGGCGGTGCCGGGGTACCAGGTGGAGATGGCCTCTGCATTGAAGCAGAAGCTGCAGGTGCCAGTGATCGCCGTCGGGCTGCTTGATGAATATCAGGCGGCGCAGGATGTGGTATTGTCCGGTAAAGCGGATCTGGTAGCCGTAGGCCGGGGGATGCTAAACGACCCGTACTGGGCGCTGCATGCCTCCCATGCACTGCAGGGTGAACAGAAGGTGCCGAAAGCCTACGAGCGTGGCTTTCCCAAAAAATAA
- a CDS encoding amino acid ABC transporter ATP-binding protein, with product MINVKNLHKSFGKVDILKGMDVEIQKGEVVVVIGPSGSGKSTFLRCLNLLEEPTSGEIMFEGKNITAKNHNINETREKMGMVFQQFNLFPHKSVLENITLAPIQVQGMSSAEAEAIADELLTTVGLLDKKGAYPSQLSGGQKQRIAIARALAMRPHVMLFDEPTSALDPEMVGEVLEVMKKLAMNGMTMVIVTHEMGFAREVGDRILFIDQGSIAEEGTPEQIFTQAKHPRTREFLSKVL from the coding sequence GTGATCAACGTTAAGAATTTGCATAAATCCTTCGGTAAAGTTGATATTTTGAAAGGCATGGATGTGGAGATTCAAAAGGGTGAGGTTGTCGTTGTCATCGGTCCCAGCGGCTCGGGCAAGAGCACCTTTCTCCGCTGCCTGAATCTGCTGGAGGAGCCGACGTCCGGTGAAATTATGTTTGAAGGCAAGAATATTACCGCGAAGAATCATAACATCAATGAAACCCGGGAAAAGATGGGGATGGTATTTCAGCAATTTAATTTGTTCCCGCATAAAAGCGTGTTAGAGAACATTACCCTGGCACCGATTCAGGTTCAAGGCATGTCATCCGCAGAAGCAGAAGCCATTGCAGATGAGCTGCTCACAACCGTGGGTCTGCTGGACAAGAAAGGGGCGTATCCGTCACAATTGTCCGGCGGCCAAAAGCAGCGGATTGCTATTGCAAGGGCACTCGCCATGCGTCCGCATGTCATGCTGTTTGATGAGCCGACCTCAGCGCTGGACCCTGAAATGGTCGGTGAAGTGCTGGAGGTGATGAAGAAGCTTGCAATGAACGGCATGACCATGGTGATCGTCACGCATGAGATGGGCTTCGCCCGGGAGGTTGGCGACCGCATTCTGTTCATTGACCAGGGCAGCATTGCCGAGGAAGGGACCCCGGAGCAGATTTTCACCCAGGCGAAGCATCCTCGTACCCGGGAGTTTCTGAGCAAAGTTCTGTAA
- a CDS encoding PhoX family protein — protein MDRKTFLSYLGTGTAALAAASAGLGLLEGKASAMTGTADHLFGFKTNKVSGYFNPIEPTDIDELVLPKNFKYDIVAAFDDVINSAGEKFGSGCDYNAFFPLKGSNVRGLLVTNHEYSTIFSIGPVKDGKMTADQIQKNLYYLGMSVIEVYRDENGVWKMDTRSSYARRINGFTPFQLTGPAKGIPALKGATSVQGTFANCSGGVTLWNTVLSCEENFEGTAAVSKLPDTHYGWVVEVDPFDKSYLRKHTALGRFNHENTAMGLAADGRVVVYMGDDKKDACVYKFISKNKYDKSKGRGNSALLEDGTLYVANLKSGKWLPITLAEVSKAAAKDPSLKNKFKSQGDVVTYCQEAAKLVGGTPTDRPEDIEISPFDNTVFICHTNNDSHGNIHGHITRIFEAGNDLGAMEFDFEIFAAGGRQSGFSAPDNLAFDSNGDLWVVTDISSSSQNKGVHKSFKNNGMFVIPTSGPDQGKAMQFASGPVESELTGPYFTPDEQTLFLSIQHPGETTQDLSNPTSTWPHRRGENMARCGVVAISGFKLQ, from the coding sequence ATGGATCGTAAAACATTTCTTTCTTACCTGGGTACTGGAACTGCCGCATTGGCGGCAGCATCTGCCGGCCTGGGACTGCTGGAAGGAAAAGCATCAGCGATGACCGGAACCGCCGATCACCTATTCGGGTTCAAAACCAACAAGGTTAGCGGATACTTCAATCCCATTGAGCCTACGGATATTGATGAATTGGTACTTCCTAAAAACTTCAAATATGACATTGTAGCCGCTTTTGACGATGTCATCAACTCGGCCGGCGAGAAATTCGGCTCTGGCTGCGACTACAATGCCTTTTTCCCGCTGAAGGGCTCGAACGTGCGCGGATTGCTCGTAACGAATCATGAGTACTCCACCATTTTCTCCATCGGTCCGGTGAAGGACGGAAAAATGACCGCAGATCAAATTCAGAAAAATTTGTATTACCTCGGCATGTCTGTCATTGAGGTGTACCGTGATGAAAATGGTGTCTGGAAAATGGATACCCGTTCGTCCTACGCACGCCGTATTAACGGCTTCACTCCTTTCCAGCTGACCGGGCCGGCCAAGGGGATCCCAGCGCTTAAGGGAGCTACATCCGTTCAAGGTACGTTTGCAAACTGCTCCGGCGGGGTGACGCTGTGGAATACCGTGCTTTCATGCGAAGAGAACTTTGAAGGTACCGCTGCTGTATCCAAGCTTCCGGATACTCATTACGGCTGGGTTGTTGAGGTTGATCCGTTTGACAAATCCTATCTCAGAAAGCATACCGCACTGGGCCGCTTTAACCACGAGAATACCGCCATGGGCCTTGCAGCAGACGGCCGGGTTGTCGTTTATATGGGCGATGACAAAAAGGACGCTTGTGTGTACAAATTTATTAGCAAGAACAAGTACGATAAGAGCAAGGGCCGCGGCAACTCTGCATTGCTGGAAGACGGAACGCTGTATGTGGCTAATCTGAAGAGTGGTAAGTGGCTCCCTATTACGCTTGCAGAAGTGAGCAAGGCTGCGGCTAAGGATCCAAGCCTTAAGAACAAGTTCAAATCCCAGGGCGACGTGGTTACATACTGCCAGGAGGCTGCCAAGCTGGTGGGTGGAACACCGACAGACCGTCCGGAGGATATCGAGATTTCACCATTTGATAACACCGTGTTCATCTGTCATACGAACAATGACAGCCATGGCAATATTCACGGCCATATCACACGTATTTTTGAAGCAGGGAATGATCTCGGCGCCATGGAGTTTGATTTTGAAATTTTTGCTGCCGGCGGACGCCAATCCGGCTTCAGCGCACCGGATAACCTTGCTTTTGATTCCAACGGTGATCTGTGGGTCGTTACCGATATTTCGAGCAGCAGCCAGAATAAAGGCGTACATAAGTCCTTTAAAAACAATGGCATGTTCGTCATTCCAACCAGCGGTCCGGATCAAGGCAAAGCCATGCAATTTGCTTCAGGTCCTGTAGAATCCGAGCTGACCGGCCCTTATTTCACACCGGACGAGCAGACACTGTTCCTTTCCATTCAGCATCCGGGAGAAACGACACAAGACCTGAGCAATCCGACCAGCACCTGGCCTCATCGCCGTGGCGAGAATATGGCACGCTGCGGTGTGGTCGCAATTAGCGGCTTCAAGCTGCAGTAG
- a CDS encoding polysaccharide deacetylase family protein has protein sequence MASSSMDTNPRSGRSDPLTLSQLIKKYPDTFRTKGLSSQQIALTFDDVPDPRFTPQVLDALKEHGVKATFFVVGSRAEKHPELVLRMKQEGHAIGNHSYNHAQFGKLSLIQFQDQIQRTNEIIQKITGEATLLIRPPYGDITEEQLLWARKHQYKIVNWNVDSLDWKGLGKDEVKSNVLSAAGPGAIVLQHAGGGTGSDLSGTIEALPEIITELRSQGYEFVTLPELLSLSEPR, from the coding sequence ATGGCTTCCAGCAGCATGGACACCAACCCGCGGAGCGGACGGTCAGATCCTCTGACCTTAAGTCAGTTGATCAAAAAGTATCCGGACACCTTTCGTACTAAGGGGCTCTCTTCACAGCAAATCGCTTTAACTTTTGATGATGTGCCTGATCCGCGCTTCACCCCCCAGGTGCTGGATGCCTTGAAAGAGCATGGCGTCAAAGCGACCTTCTTCGTGGTCGGCAGCCGGGCCGAAAAGCATCCCGAGCTTGTTCTTCGAATGAAGCAGGAAGGGCATGCCATCGGCAACCATTCATACAATCACGCTCAGTTCGGCAAGCTGAGCCTGATCCAATTTCAGGATCAGATTCAACGTACGAATGAGATCATTCAGAAGATTACTGGCGAGGCCACCTTGCTCATTCGTCCCCCTTACGGCGATATTACTGAAGAACAGCTGCTTTGGGCACGTAAGCACCAATACAAGATTGTAAATTGGAACGTGGACTCCCTGGACTGGAAAGGGCTCGGCAAAGATGAGGTGAAGAGCAATGTACTGTCAGCAGCCGGTCCGGGGGCCATCGTGCTGCAGCATGCAGGCGGAGGAACCGGCTCGGATTTGAGTGGAACGATTGAGGCTTTGCCGGAGATTATTACCGAGCTTCGCAGCCAAGGCTATGAGTTTGTTACCTTACCTGAGCTATTGTCTTTGTCTGAGCCGCGTTGA
- a CDS encoding DUF4247 domain-containing protein, translating into MKQRSMLFVKLLLVLSFLVSILSGCGTPPDVKSSYPLESVNRMDNASSYVYRAENKSVPIVAQELAADTAPDEMSKEDTERMFLVYGDDIYHLQQDPEKPEDTLVEISSREYVRQNYDSSFLQGYLTAVLIGNLFDALDGRGGGYRGYTSREVYQPKAGTYKVPTADDKKLAPPLTSDRSGKITRRGQDSVGSSGSIFKRPSDNSSKGTISRDKSSGSSGGGLFSPPKRSYTKPKTSFGSGKIGRRGRR; encoded by the coding sequence ATGAAGCAACGCTCAATGCTGTTTGTTAAATTATTGCTGGTTCTCAGCTTTCTCGTGTCGATTCTCAGCGGCTGCGGGACGCCGCCAGATGTGAAATCCAGCTATCCGCTGGAATCGGTCAACCGGATGGACAATGCGTCCTCCTATGTGTACCGGGCAGAGAATAAGAGTGTTCCCATCGTCGCCCAGGAGCTTGCGGCAGATACCGCGCCGGATGAAATGTCGAAGGAAGACACCGAGCGGATGTTCCTGGTCTATGGAGATGATATCTATCATTTGCAGCAGGACCCTGAAAAGCCGGAGGACACGCTGGTAGAGATCAGCTCCAGAGAATATGTAAGGCAGAATTATGATTCCAGCTTTCTGCAAGGGTATTTGACGGCTGTGCTGATCGGCAATCTGTTTGATGCTCTGGATGGACGGGGGGGCGGCTACCGGGGATATACAAGCCGGGAGGTGTACCAGCCCAAAGCCGGTACGTATAAGGTACCAACCGCTGATGATAAGAAGCTGGCTCCGCCCCTGACCTCTGACCGAAGCGGAAAGATTACGCGCCGAGGTCAGGATTCAGTAGGGTCAAGCGGCAGCATTTTCAAGCGGCCTTCTGATAATAGCAGTAAGGGCACGATCAGCCGCGACAAAAGCAGCGGCAGCAGCGGAGGAGGTCTGTTCTCTCCTCCTAAGCGTTCCTATACGAAGCCCAAAACGAGCTTCGGTTCCGGCAAAATCGGCCGCCGCGGCCGAAGATAA
- a CDS encoding DUF350 domain-containing protein — protein MTFEMILGISIWTGVGALLLFILMYVDSLFTKYKDLEEVKKGNMAVTARLIMKLFAQGYILSVSIQTSPDLVEAIVVSVVSFIILFIVERLTEWMLKLLGGINLDLGTQQGKTGYGLFAGSLHIVGALIITACL, from the coding sequence ATGACTTTTGAAATGATCTTAGGAATCAGCATTTGGACCGGGGTTGGCGCGCTGCTGCTGTTTATCCTGATGTATGTAGATTCGCTGTTTACGAAATACAAGGATCTCGAGGAAGTGAAGAAAGGGAATATGGCCGTGACAGCCAGGCTGATCATGAAGCTGTTTGCACAGGGCTATATTCTTTCTGTATCGATTCAGACCTCACCGGATCTGGTGGAAGCCATTGTCGTGTCGGTCGTCTCTTTTATCATTCTCTTTATTGTGGAGCGGCTGACGGAGTGGATGCTCAAGCTGCTGGGTGGCATCAATCTGGATCTGGGCACTCAGCAGGGCAAGACGGGCTATGGATTATTTGCAGGCTCGCTCCATATTGTAGGAGCATTAATTATTACAGCCTGCCTGTAA
- a CDS encoding PspA/IM30 family protein → MSIFKRLRDLTMSNINAMIDKAEDPIKLTDQYIRDMTEDLEDAEKAVAAQIAIEKRFKALFEEQQALAEKRTQQAHTAAQAQNVDLARRALEEKKTAEAKRDEYKASYDQNKAAADNLRAKLDEMRKQLTAMKNKRETLVARYNAAKAQTEINKAMNGFSSDSASSGLKRMEEKMLQMEARAEAGNELNAKEKSLDDEFEALGKDKAVEDELAALMKQYENKNE, encoded by the coding sequence ATGTCCATTTTCAAAAGACTGCGTGATCTGACCATGTCCAATATCAATGCGATGATCGATAAGGCCGAGGATCCCATCAAGCTGACGGATCAATACATTCGGGATATGACAGAAGACCTGGAGGATGCCGAGAAGGCCGTAGCAGCACAGATCGCGATTGAGAAGCGCTTTAAGGCTCTGTTCGAAGAGCAGCAGGCGCTGGCCGAGAAGCGTACGCAGCAGGCTCATACTGCAGCACAGGCACAGAACGTGGATCTGGCGCGCCGGGCGCTGGAGGAGAAGAAGACGGCTGAAGCCAAGCGGGATGAATACAAGGCAAGCTATGATCAGAACAAGGCTGCCGCCGATAACCTTCGTGCCAAGCTGGACGAAATGCGCAAGCAGCTTACCGCGATGAAGAACAAGCGCGAGACCCTGGTTGCCCGTTATAATGCAGCGAAAGCTCAAACCGAAATTAACAAAGCGATGAACGGCTTCAGCAGTGACTCCGCATCATCAGGGCTGAAGCGCATGGAAGAGAAAATGCTTCAGATGGAGGCACGTGCCGAGGCGGGCAATGAGCTGAACGCCAAAGAGAAGTCGCTGGATGATGAGTTTGAAGCGCTGGGCAAGGATAAGGCCGTTGAAGACGAGCTGGCAGCGCTGATGAAGCAATACGAGAACAAGAACGAATAG
- a CDS encoding alpha-glycosidase translates to MLLEAIYHVPRDKWAYAYDTSTIHLRVRTQKDDVDSVMALTGDKYDWDRTYFEITMEKAASDGMFDYWECAVNPMYKRLSYGFRFHKGDETVYLIDNGFCSDYPYPPGGYFEFPYIHEIDVFKVPAWAKEAVFYQIMPERFANGDPSNDPEGTEPWGGQPQLDNFFGGDLQGVMDHLDDLLDLGINAIYFTPLFLSPSNHKYDIVDYKQVDPHLGSNELLKELVEACHERGIRVMLDAVFNHCSDQFGPFKDVMENGENSRYADWFHVNEFPCTVHEGIPTYDTFGFFANMPKFNTANPEVKQYLLDVAEYWIKEIKLDGWRLDVANEIDHEFWRDFRKVVKGANPEAYIVGEVWSDSLNWLMGDEFDSVMNYPFADKVLSFFNGELDGRTFADNMASLIMRYPQQTNEVVFNMLCSHDTPRLLTRVGHDIRKMKLTVVFLFTYMGTPCIFYGDEIGLTGGDDPDCRKCMEWDPDKQQRELYDFYQLMIGLRRKHKALREGRFRFLKADPHDPCVVYERVDDKVHFIIWMNNTDQPCTLSHPLVKNDWYDSFTNEKVDTEGGIMKISLDPYGFRILCRNLHEQTS, encoded by the coding sequence ATGCTGCTCGAAGCAATCTACCATGTTCCCCGAGACAAGTGGGCTTACGCTTATGATACTTCAACCATTCACCTGCGTGTCCGCACCCAGAAGGATGACGTGGACAGTGTGATGGCACTGACCGGCGATAAATATGACTGGGATCGTACGTATTTTGAGATTACGATGGAAAAAGCAGCGTCTGACGGGATGTTTGATTATTGGGAGTGTGCCGTAAATCCAATGTACAAACGTTTGTCTTACGGCTTCCGCTTCCATAAAGGGGATGAAACCGTCTATCTCATCGACAATGGCTTCTGCTCTGATTACCCTTACCCTCCAGGGGGCTATTTCGAGTTTCCTTACATCCATGAGATTGATGTATTTAAGGTTCCGGCCTGGGCCAAGGAGGCAGTATTTTATCAGATCATGCCGGAGCGCTTTGCCAATGGAGATCCCTCTAATGACCCTGAGGGAACGGAGCCTTGGGGCGGTCAGCCTCAGCTGGACAATTTTTTTGGCGGCGACCTGCAGGGCGTAATGGATCACCTGGATGACCTGTTGGATCTCGGCATTAATGCAATCTATTTTACCCCCTTATTCCTCTCCCCCTCCAACCATAAATATGACATTGTAGACTATAAGCAGGTAGACCCTCATCTTGGCAGTAATGAGCTGTTGAAGGAGCTGGTGGAAGCCTGCCATGAGCGAGGAATTCGTGTCATGCTGGACGCGGTGTTCAATCATTGCAGTGATCAATTCGGGCCGTTCAAGGATGTAATGGAGAACGGAGAGAACTCCCGCTATGCAGACTGGTTTCATGTGAATGAGTTTCCATGTACAGTGCATGAAGGCATACCAACCTACGATACGTTCGGATTTTTTGCCAATATGCCCAAATTCAATACAGCGAATCCGGAGGTCAAGCAGTACCTGCTTGATGTCGCCGAATATTGGATCAAGGAAATCAAGCTGGATGGCTGGAGGCTCGATGTCGCGAATGAGATTGACCATGAGTTCTGGCGAGACTTCCGCAAGGTTGTAAAGGGTGCGAACCCGGAGGCTTATATTGTCGGCGAGGTCTGGTCCGATTCCCTGAACTGGCTGATGGGCGACGAGTTTGATTCCGTCATGAATTATCCGTTCGCTGACAAGGTGCTCAGCTTCTTCAATGGAGAACTGGATGGGCGTACGTTTGCTGATAATATGGCCTCCTTGATCATGCGCTACCCGCAGCAAACGAATGAAGTTGTATTCAATATGCTGTGCAGCCATGATACACCGCGCTTGCTTACCCGGGTCGGACATGACATCCGCAAAATGAAGCTGACCGTCGTATTTCTGTTTACATATATGGGAACCCCATGTATCTTCTACGGCGATGAGATTGGCTTGACCGGTGGCGATGATCCCGATTGCCGTAAATGTATGGAATGGGATCCCGACAAGCAGCAGCGGGAGCTGTATGATTTCTACCAGCTTATGATCGGGTTACGGCGCAAGCATAAAGCACTGCGCGAAGGCCGCTTCCGATTCCTCAAGGCTGACCCTCATGACCCATGCGTGGTATATGAGCGCGTCGATGACAAGGTTCATTTCATCATCTGGATGAACAATACCGACCAGCCCTGCACCCTGTCTCATCCGCTCGTCAAGAATGACTGGTACGACTCCTTTACGAATGAAAAGGTAGATACCGAGGGCGGCATCATGAAGATTAGCCTGGATCCCTATGGCTTCCGTATTCTCTGCCGAAATCTTCATGAACAAACTTCATGA
- a CDS encoding ABC transporter substrate-binding protein/permease, producing MSMLMLLVMLLSFGSVAGAEGVKKTIILGTSADYMPYEFHKTIDGVDTIVGFDIEIAKEIAKDLGAELIIKDTSFDALLPELTSGRVDFVISGMNPTEERRQSIDFSIPYYRAEQSVIVRKEDEEKYSTMESLEGARIGVQKASVQEGIASKISNATVTSLDKIPDLLLQLESGRVDAVIAEYPIANANMNAETMAITAAVPQSENDEYAVGVRKNNEELLNSINQTLQRLIENDLVQQYVDEAGDLAAGRVKEQLNTVEFFWKYRDYYLKGIQYTLLISALGVFFGFILGLLLALMRMSGMAVLRWIAVSYIEVLRGTPMLVQLFIIHYSLTSFGINFTPIQSGVLTLSLNSAAYLAEIFRAGIQGVDRGQLEAARSLGMSRKQAMRHVILPQAFKGVLPAIGNEFIVIIKESSIVSFIGVFDLMYQAQILRGSTYAPLNPLLVAAIIYFILTFTLSKLMGVLERKLSSSDQR from the coding sequence ATGTCCATGCTTATGCTTCTGGTTATGTTGCTGTCTTTTGGCAGCGTGGCTGGCGCTGAGGGTGTGAAAAAGACAATCATTCTGGGCACAAGCGCAGACTATATGCCTTATGAATTTCACAAAACCATTGATGGCGTCGATACCATCGTTGGCTTTGATATTGAAATTGCCAAGGAGATCGCCAAGGATCTGGGTGCGGAACTGATCATCAAGGATACGTCCTTTGATGCGCTGTTACCGGAGTTAACCAGCGGCCGGGTCGATTTCGTTATTTCTGGCATGAATCCGACGGAGGAGCGCCGCCAGAGCATTGACTTCTCCATCCCGTATTATCGGGCAGAGCAGTCGGTCATCGTCCGCAAGGAGGACGAAGAGAAGTACAGCACTATGGAGAGCCTGGAAGGCGCAAGAATTGGTGTTCAGAAGGCGTCGGTTCAAGAGGGCATCGCCTCAAAGATTTCAAATGCCACGGTAACGTCGCTGGACAAAATCCCGGATCTCCTTCTGCAGCTGGAAAGCGGCCGGGTGGATGCGGTCATCGCCGAGTATCCCATTGCCAACGCCAATATGAATGCTGAAACGATGGCGATCACGGCTGCTGTGCCACAAAGTGAAAATGACGAGTATGCCGTCGGTGTGCGCAAGAACAATGAGGAGCTGCTGAACAGCATTAATCAGACGCTGCAGCGCCTGATCGAGAATGATCTGGTGCAGCAGTATGTGGATGAAGCAGGCGATCTTGCCGCAGGACGCGTGAAGGAGCAGCTGAACACCGTTGAATTTTTTTGGAAATATCGCGACTATTACCTGAAAGGCATCCAATACACTTTGCTGATATCCGCGCTTGGAGTATTTTTCGGCTTTATTCTGGGCCTGCTTTTGGCACTGATGAGAATGTCCGGCATGGCTGTTCTGCGCTGGATTGCTGTCAGCTATATCGAGGTGCTGCGGGGGACGCCGATGCTGGTGCAGCTCTTCATCATTCATTACAGTTTGACCTCGTTTGGCATTAACTTCACGCCAATCCAGTCCGGTGTATTGACGCTCTCTTTGAATAGCGCAGCCTATCTTGCTGAAATATTCCGGGCAGGCATTCAGGGAGTGGACCGGGGACAGCTGGAAGCCGCGAGGTCCCTCGGGATGAGCCGCAAGCAAGCGATGAGGCATGTCATTCTTCCGCAGGCATTTAAGGGCGTTCTGCCGGCCATTGGCAACGAGTTTATTGTCATCATCAAGGAATCGTCTATCGTGTCTTTTATCGGCGTATTCGATCTGATGTATCAAGCGCAAATTTTGCGGGGCAGCACCTATGCTCCATTAAATCCGCTGCTGGTTGCGGCCATCATATACTTTATACTCACCTTCACGCTCTCGAAGCTGATGGGTGTGCTGGAAAGGAAGCTGAGCTCAAGTGATCAACGTTAA
- a CDS encoding 3D domain-containing protein — protein sequence MNRRLRNKRMQSSKALKWFTAAIMACTMTAGLAIPKAEAARIHTAKQGDTFYLLSKQYNVNLTTLMKENPSIHALNIYPGLKITIPGISAKPGVFVPSLNVFPDQKIVEAWGKTFSYSKTLGVRATAYSSDAAENGGWGAVDYFGNPLVLGTIAVDPKVIPLGTKVLVTGHAHPGLPKKAFVAVARDIGGAIKGNKIDIFIPGSQQSVRMFGFQDIKLYFIQ from the coding sequence ATGAACAGACGTTTGCGAAACAAAAGGATGCAGAGCAGTAAAGCATTAAAATGGTTTACCGCCGCCATAATGGCATGCACCATGACCGCTGGACTTGCAATTCCGAAAGCAGAAGCAGCACGGATACATACAGCCAAGCAGGGAGATACCTTTTATTTGTTATCCAAGCAGTATAACGTGAATCTGACTACGTTGATGAAGGAGAATCCTTCCATTCACGCCCTGAACATTTATCCCGGTCTAAAGATTACAATTCCTGGCATCAGCGCGAAGCCAGGTGTGTTTGTACCAAGCCTGAATGTCTTCCCAGACCAAAAGATCGTCGAGGCTTGGGGAAAAACCTTTAGCTACAGTAAGACGCTGGGGGTCAGAGCGACGGCCTATTCCTCGGACGCTGCCGAGAACGGGGGCTGGGGGGCTGTGGATTACTTCGGCAACCCTCTTGTGCTGGGCACTATTGCTGTAGACCCCAAGGTCATTCCCTTAGGCACCAAGGTGCTGGTGACCGGACATGCGCATCCTGGACTGCCTAAAAAAGCCTTTGTAGCTGTTGCACGGGATATTGGCGGAGCGATTAAAGGCAATAAGATCGACATCTTTATCCCTGGTTCTCAGCAGTCAGTCAGAATGTTCGGATTTCAGGATATCAAGCTTTATTTCATTCAATAA